The sequence TTGCTGGCGTTTTTGAGCGTTTTTGCGGCCGTCATCTTTGACTATAAATATATCGCTTTTTCCAACGAGAGGTCTGCCAATGAAGGCAATGTTAGATATCTGGGCTGGGAAATAAACCACCAGTATTCAAAAAGTTTTGAGTTTGAGCAGAAATTCAGGAAATATTGCCAAAAATATCTCGTCAGGGGCGCGGAATATTTCAGCTTTTTAAGGCCTCTTTACGAATTGCAGATCGCCAAGATGTTTTCCGATTATCCAAAGTATTTCAAATCATTTTTAAGTTGTAATCAGGCTATTGCCACTAAATCCGGGACCAAAGAACCCATTAACAAATGGTGCGGCCAATGCGCCAAATGCTTGTCTGTTTTCGCTTCGCTTTATCCGTTTGTGAAGAAAAAAGAACTAATTGAAATCTTTAAACGGGATTTATTTCTAAGAACAGATCTTTTGCAAATAATGAAAGAATTGGTAGGGGAGAGCGATTTTAAGCCTTTTGAGTGCGTTGGCACCAAAAAGGAAAACATCGCCGCTTTTTATCTGAGTTTGAAAAAAGCAAGGCAAGCCGAAGAAGCGCCATTTTTATTGGCTTATTTTAGGAATAAAATATCATCCCGGTATTTTAATCTGGAGTCCGAATCAAAAGAAATGTTGAGATCTTGGGATGACGAGAATAACCTGCCGGCTGACTTGACAAGATTAGTAAAATGTGATATATAAAAGGCGGTGAGAAGGATAATGATTCAGTTCATTGTCCAACTCCCAAATCCTTGACAGAAAGGAGGTGAAAAAAATGAGTAAGGCGTTAGTGCTTGCTCTCGCTGCGATAGGGCTCTTAGTAGTCCTGCACGGCGAGACTCGGCGCAAGTTACTTGAGTTCATCAAGTAAATTCGTCGAAACAGGGGAGGGGCCAATGGCTCTAAACCTGTTATGCAAGCAGTTTCTTGCGCCCCTCCCCAAATTTCTCCTTTCTATAAAACAGACCAAAACGGGAAGCATCTTCAAGCTTCCCGTTTTATATTAAAGATAGTCATTTTCGACTTTATAAGGCCGTTTTTTTATGGTATTTTGAATTATTATGATAGATAAAAACTTTCTTAGTAAAAATGGTGTTTGCCCCGCACATAATTTCGCAAGAAAGGCGACGGCGGCAGCCTCTCCACAGGAAAGGCCTATTCGGCCCCGGCTGTCGCAAATGATGAACAAAGACATACTGAAAGACAACAATAGATTATTAGAACTTCGGCGAAATTTATGCGGGGCGAGGATTGTGATCCTCGGATTTGCCAGAGAGGGGATTGATACCCTGCGGTTTTTGCGAAAGCTTTTTCCAGAAAAAATTCTTGGCATTACTGATCGCTTAAACTTAGAAGAATTTCCCGACAAAACTCAAAAGTTTCTATATCATCTTTTTCACGGCCGTGAAAAAAAGAAGATAAGAGAAAGATTATATTTAGGAGAAAATTACCTCAAGGCGTTGAAAGATTATGACGTTATTATTAAGTCTCCCGGCATTCCGCTAAAAACTATCAAGCCATTTTTAAACAAGGGCCAGATCGTAACCTCGCAGACAGAAATCTTTTTTGACAATTGCCCCGGTGAAATCATTGGCATTACCGGCACCAAGGGCAAAAGCACGACCGCAAGTTTGATATACGAGGTTTTAAAGAAAGGAGGGTTAAAAGCGCACTTGGTCGGCAACATTGGTGAGCCGGTTTTATCGCATTTATTTAAGGCAAAACCGGACGATGTCTTTGTTTATGAGTTATCCAGCCACCAGCTTTCAAATCTAAAGAAATCTCCCCATATTTCCGTATTTTTAAACATTTATCCCGAACACCTGGATTATTACAAGGATTTTAAGGAATACCTAAGAGCAAAGCAGAATATCTGCCGTTATCAAACAAAAAGCGACCTCTTCCTTTATAATCCCGAAAATAAATACGTTAGGCAGACCGTCAAAATCAGTCAGGCGCGGAAAATCGCTTTAAATCCCCAAAAAGCCAAGATCTTTCTAGAAAAACGTGGGAGGTCCGACCTCCCGCCAAAGCTTTTGGGTGACTTCAATTTTTTGAATATGGCGGCGGCCATTGAAACCGGCCGTATTTTTGGCGTGCCCGACCAGAAAATTGCCGAGGCGATCCAAAAATTTAAGCCCCTGCCGCACCGTTTGGAGTTGGTAGGGGAATACCGGGGGATCAAGTTTTACAACGATTCTTTGGCGACTATTCCGGAGGCAACCATAGCCGCCCTAGACGCTTTGGGAAAGGATGTTGAAACCATATTTCTTGGAGGCTTTGACAGGGGCTTGGATTTTAAGAGGCTGGCAAAAATAATTTTAAAGAGCCGGCTGAAAAACTTGGTCTTTTTTCCCACAACCGGCAAACGGATTTGGCGGGAAATCGGGAAACTGAACAGGGAAAACCGCTTTTTCCACTGTCTTTTTACTGACCCCGCAAGAAACTATGATAACAAAATGGCCGATTTAGTTTATAATGAAAAAAGCAAAGGAAAAAGAATATTTTCTCCCAAAAGAGTTTCTAACGGGGCAGGTAAAATGAAAGCAGCAGTGGAATTGGCTTTTAAACATACGAAAAAGGGGAAGATCTGTCTTCTTTCCTGCGCTTCTCCGAGCTTTGGCCTATTCAAAGACTATCGGGAAAGAGGAGATCTTTTTAAAAAGTACATAAAAGAGCTGGAAAGAAAATGAAAGGCTTCAAGAAACCAGATTACATTTTGCTCTTGGCCAGCTTGACCTTGCTGCTGCTAGGGATTTTGATTTTATCCAGCGTTTCGGCGGTTTTCTCAATGGAGAACTTCGGCGAGCCCGATTACTTGTTGAAGCATCAGCTGCTTTACGGGTTGCTGCCGGGAATGGCTTTCGGGCTGGCTGCTTTTCTGATTCCTCTTGAAGTTATAAAGAAAGTTTGTTTCTGGCTTTTTTTTGCCAATCTTCTTTTTTTAGGCCTTCTGGTTTCCTCAAAAATAGGATTGAACCTGTTCGGCGCCTCGCGCTGGCTGAAGATCGGGCCGGTTGTTTTCCAGCCGTCAGAATTCTTGAAACTCAGCCTCATTCTTTATCTCAGCGCCTGGTTCTCGAGCCAAGATTTTTCCCTGAAAACCTATGCCAAATCAAGATTTTTTAGCAGATTAAAACCGTTGGTTCCTTTTCTGATGATTATCGGCGTCATCACCGCCTTGTTGGCCCTTCAGCCTGATATCGGCACTCTCGGGGTGATTGTTCTCATCGGGGCGGCTATATTCTTTGTTTCGGGAACTCCTTTTTGGCAGAATCTTTCGATCTGGACTTTTGGGCTGGGGATCCTGGCTCTCTTAGTAAAACTTGCCCCTTACCGTTTGAACCGCTGGCTAGTCTTCATAAATCCCGATTTTGACCCCATGGGCCGGGGCTATCAGCTGAAACAGGCGTTGATCGCCATCGGTTCCGGCGGCGTTCTTGGGCTTGGTTTGGGAATGTCTCGCCAGAAATTCGGCTTTCTGCCGCAGACTATCGGCGACGCCATCTTTCCCGTTTTTGCCGAGGAAGCCGGCTTTCTGGGAGCGGTTGTCCTAATCCTGGTTTTTTTGGTTTTTCTCTGGCAAGGTTTTAGGATCAGCCGGCGGTCTAAGGACGCTTTTTCCCGGCTGGCCGGAGCCGGCATCTCTTTTTGGATCGGTTTCCAGGCATTGATAAACATTTGCTCGATGACCGGTCTTTTTCCTTTAACCGGAGTCCCACTGCCTTTCATCAGCTACGGCGGCTCTCATTTGACCGCAGAGCTGATCGGTTTGGGGATATTATTAAATATTTCAAAAAAGCCATATCAACAAAACCCATGAAAATCGTCCTTACTGGCGGGGGATCGGGCGGCCACATCTTTCCCTTGATCGCCGTCGTCAGAGAGATAAAAAGTCTTTATCTGCAAAAAAGGCTTGAAGAAAGCTTGAATGTTTTCGGCGAGGCAAAAGGCCGGGCTAAGTACCAGGAGAGCCTGGAATTCCGTTATTTGGGACCGCGTGATGATTTTAGCCTGATTTTGCTGGCCCAAGAAGGGGTGAGAACCAAGGAGATTGCTGCCGGCAAATTGAGGCGTTACCTCGACTGGCAGAGTTTTCTCGATAATCTGGTCGATATTTTCCTGAGAACGCCCTTGGGAATTATGCAGTCGTTTTTTGATCTTTTCTTTTTTGCTCCGGATTTGATTTTCAGCAAGGGCGGATACGGTTCTTTCCCGGTAGTCGTTGCTGGCTGGTTTTTGGGAATTCCCATTTTTCTGCACGACTCAGACGTCGATCCCGGCCTGGCCAACCAGCTGCTGGCGAAGTTTGCCAAAAAGATTCTGGTTTCTTTTCCGAAGACGGAGAGATTTCCTCCTTCAAAAATGATTTTGACCGGCAACCCAGTCAGAAAAGAATTGCTCTACGGCAATCCTTTAGAAGCAAAAGAAGTCCTGAACATTGCTGGGGGAAAACCGGTTATCATAATCATCGGAGGCTCTCAGGGGGCCCAGCGCATCAATGATTTGATCTTGGCCATTTTGCCGAATATGCTTAAGTATTTTGAGATTCTGCACCAAATTGGCGAGAAAAACTTCGTAAAAACCAGGGCCGAAGCCGTCGTCACCGTTCCTAAAGGCAGGGAAAAATATTACCATCCGTTCCCGTTTTTACGCGAAGAGGACTACAAACAGGCCTTGTCGATTTGCGATTTGATAGTCGCCAGGGCCGGCGGCGGCACTATTTTTGAGATCGCCGCTGCCGGAAAACCCTCGATTCTGATTCCTTATCCGGAGGCCGCCCAGGGACATCAGCTGAAGAACGCCTACAGCTTTGCCGCGGGCGGAGCCACGGTCATTATGGAAGAAGCCAACCTCACCCCGAATTTCTTCCTGGAAAAACTCAAGAATCTGTTTTCCCGTCCCGGAGAGCTCGAGAAAATGGCTAAGGCTTCAAGGAATTTTGCTAAGCCGGAAGCCGCCAGAGACATCGCCTCGATCATTTTTAATTTCCTAAAAATGTGATAGTTTAAAGAGATGACAACCTTAGATCCCAGCCAAAAAGAAAAAGTGGTCCGCACCAGGTTTGCGCCGTCTCCAACGGGCTTCTTGCAGCTTGGGAATTTAAGAACAGCTTTATTTACCTATCTTTTTGCGAAAAGCAGCAACGGAGTTTTTATCTTAAGAATTGAAGATACGGATCCGGAACGATCAAAAGCAGAATACGAGAAAGCAATTTTTGAAACTTTAAGATGGACGGGTTTGCTATGGGACGAAGGACCCGAGATTGGCGGGCCTTACGGGCCTTATCGCCAGAGTGAAAAACTCGATGTTTATGAAAAATATTTGAGGCAACTTTTGGACGAGGGCAAAGCATTTTACTGTTTTTGCTCTGAAGACGAGCTTGAAACTTATCGCCAGTACCAGTTGAGCCAGGGCCAGCCCGCGGTCTATTCCGGAAAATGCCGGGACATACCTTTGTCGGAAGCCCAAAAAAGGTTTCTTGAGGGAGAAAAAGCGATTATCCGTTTTAAGAATCTGATTTCAGAGCCCGTAGTTTTTGACGATATGATTCGCGGCAGAACAGAATTTGATCCCCATTTAATCGGCGATTTTTCCATTGCCCGCGACCTTCGTTCTCCGCTTTATAATTTTTCTTGCGTCATCGACGATTTTGACACAAAAATTACCCACGTTGTCAGAGGCGAAGATCATATTTCCAACACTCCCAAGCAAATTATGATTCAAGTAGCTTTGGGGTTTCCCAGACTCAAATACGCCCATTTGCCGATGATTTTAGCTTCTGACCGGTCAAAATTAAGCAAACGCCACGGCGCCGTGCCGGCTTTGGAATATAGAGACGAAGGATACTTGCCAGAGACTCTGATTAATTTCCTGGCGCTTTTGGGCTGGCATCCGGAAGACGAAAGAGAGATATTTTCTTTAAAGAGCCTGGCCAAGGAGTTTTCTCTCGAGAGAGTCCAGAAGTCAGGGGCGATTTTCAACCAGCAGCGCCTTGATTGGCTTAATGGTTTTTATCTGCGGAACTTGAGTCTGAAAAACCTGACAGAAAAATGCCTGCCTTATTTGATCAGCGCTAATTTTCTTAAGGTCGCCGAGGAATCCGTTCCGGCCCAGTTAATTCCCGTTCCGACGGAAGAACGCTGGAGGGAAAGGAGGTATGAGGTGATACAAACAGGAGAAACGGTTGATTTTGACCACGTCGCAAAAGCAATCAGCCTTTATCAGCAGCGCTTAAAAAAGCTGTCAGAAATCATAGAGTTAGCCGACTTCTTTTTTAAAGAAAAGATTGTTTTTCCAGCAGACCTTATAAGGTGGAAGGGAATGATCGATAGGGAAGTCAAAGAGTCTTTGGAAAGACTGGAGAAGATTCTTGAGAAAATAAAACCGGAGGATTGGCAGAAAGAAAATCTGGAAGCAATTCTTTTGCCGGAAGCAGAGAAAACAGGGGATAGGGGAAAGCTGTTATGGCCGCTGCGAGTTGCTCTTACGGGCAAACAGGCTTCGGCCGGTCCATTTGAAGTGGCGGCGGTTCTAGGAAAAGACAAAACTCTTAAAAGAATCAGGGAGGCCAGGAAAGTCACATCCCCGTAGGAAAACGCAGGGGTTTTCGTGGAATGGCAAACCCCGTAGCAATTCCGCCAATAGCCAACGAGGATATTCTGACTGAAAGGCGGTAGCCGCCTATCGGCTTAGGCCAGTCAATTTTCAACGCCTCGATGATGAATTGCTACGGGGCAAAAGAGTAAAATATTTTCGTCCAAAAACCCCTTAATAGTCTTTTTACCTTAGCCATATAATATTCCGTAGCTTAAATCGATTAACCACGGAAAATATTTAATTTCCTACGGGGTATTATAGGCGGAGTATATTATAGTTTATTGTTATTTTTCACTT is a genomic window of bacterium containing:
- a CDS encoding FtsW/RodA/SpoVE family cell cycle protein: MKGFKKPDYILLLASLTLLLLGILILSSVSAVFSMENFGEPDYLLKHQLLYGLLPGMAFGLAAFLIPLEVIKKVCFWLFFANLLFLGLLVSSKIGLNLFGASRWLKIGPVVFQPSEFLKLSLILYLSAWFSSQDFSLKTYAKSRFFSRLKPLVPFLMIIGVITALLALQPDIGTLGVIVLIGAAIFFVSGTPFWQNLSIWTFGLGILALLVKLAPYRLNRWLVFINPDFDPMGRGYQLKQALIAIGSGGVLGLGLGMSRQKFGFLPQTIGDAIFPVFAEEAGFLGAVVLILVFLVFLWQGFRISRRSKDAFSRLAGAGISFWIGFQALINICSMTGLFPLTGVPLPFISYGGSHLTAELIGLGILLNISKKPYQQNP
- the gltX gene encoding glutamate--tRNA ligase, whose amino-acid sequence is MTTLDPSQKEKVVRTRFAPSPTGFLQLGNLRTALFTYLFAKSSNGVFILRIEDTDPERSKAEYEKAIFETLRWTGLLWDEGPEIGGPYGPYRQSEKLDVYEKYLRQLLDEGKAFYCFCSEDELETYRQYQLSQGQPAVYSGKCRDIPLSEAQKRFLEGEKAIIRFKNLISEPVVFDDMIRGRTEFDPHLIGDFSIARDLRSPLYNFSCVIDDFDTKITHVVRGEDHISNTPKQIMIQVALGFPRLKYAHLPMILASDRSKLSKRHGAVPALEYRDEGYLPETLINFLALLGWHPEDEREIFSLKSLAKEFSLERVQKSGAIFNQQRLDWLNGFYLRNLSLKNLTEKCLPYLISANFLKVAEESVPAQLIPVPTEERWRERRYEVIQTGETVDFDHVAKAISLYQQRLKKLSEIIELADFFFKEKIVFPADLIRWKGMIDREVKESLERLEKILEKIKPEDWQKENLEAILLPEAEKTGDRGKLLWPLRVALTGKQASAGPFEVAAVLGKDKTLKRIREARKVTSP
- the murD gene encoding UDP-N-acetylmuramoyl-L-alanine--D-glutamate ligase; the encoded protein is MNKDILKDNNRLLELRRNLCGARIVILGFAREGIDTLRFLRKLFPEKILGITDRLNLEEFPDKTQKFLYHLFHGREKKKIRERLYLGENYLKALKDYDVIIKSPGIPLKTIKPFLNKGQIVTSQTEIFFDNCPGEIIGITGTKGKSTTASLIYEVLKKGGLKAHLVGNIGEPVLSHLFKAKPDDVFVYELSSHQLSNLKKSPHISVFLNIYPEHLDYYKDFKEYLRAKQNICRYQTKSDLFLYNPENKYVRQTVKISQARKIALNPQKAKIFLEKRGRSDLPPKLLGDFNFLNMAAAIETGRIFGVPDQKIAEAIQKFKPLPHRLELVGEYRGIKFYNDSLATIPEATIAALDALGKDVETIFLGGFDRGLDFKRLAKIILKSRLKNLVFFPTTGKRIWREIGKLNRENRFFHCLFTDPARNYDNKMADLVYNEKSKGKRIFSPKRVSNGAGKMKAAVELAFKHTKKGKICLLSCASPSFGLFKDYRERGDLFKKYIKELERK
- a CDS encoding UDP-N-acetylglucosamine--N-acetylmuramyl-(pentapeptide) pyrophosphoryl-undecaprenol N-acetylglucosamine transferase, translating into MKIVLTGGGSGGHIFPLIAVVREIKSLYLQKRLEESLNVFGEAKGRAKYQESLEFRYLGPRDDFSLILLAQEGVRTKEIAAGKLRRYLDWQSFLDNLVDIFLRTPLGIMQSFFDLFFFAPDLIFSKGGYGSFPVVVAGWFLGIPIFLHDSDVDPGLANQLLAKFAKKILVSFPKTERFPPSKMILTGNPVRKELLYGNPLEAKEVLNIAGGKPVIIIIGGSQGAQRINDLILAILPNMLKYFEILHQIGEKNFVKTRAEAVVTVPKGREKYYHPFPFLREEDYKQALSICDLIVARAGGGTIFEIAAAGKPSILIPYPEAAQGHQLKNAYSFAAGGATVIMEEANLTPNFFLEKLKNLFSRPGELEKMAKASRNFAKPEAARDIASIIFNFLKM